In Salmo trutta chromosome 16, fSalTru1.1, whole genome shotgun sequence, a genomic segment contains:
- the snrpe gene encoding small nuclear ribonucleoprotein E — protein MAYRGQGQKVQKVMVQPINLIFRYLQNRSRIQVWLYEQVNMRIEGCIIGFDEYMNLVLDDAEEVHMKTKNRKPLGRIMLKGDNITLLQSVAT, from the exons ATGGCGTACAGAGGACAAGGACAGAAAGTCCAGAAGGTTATGGTGCAGCCAATT AACCTTATTTTCAGGTATCTACAGAAC CGCTCTCGTATCCAGGTGTGGCTGTATGAACAGGTGAACATGCGGATAGAAGGCTGCATCATC ggctttgATGAATACATGAACCTGGTTCTGGATGATGCTGAGGAGGTTCACATGAAGACCAAGAACAGGAAGCCCTTGG gGAGGATCATGCTGAAAGGAGATAACATCACCCTGCTACAGAGTGTAGCCACCTAA